In Neovison vison isolate M4711 chromosome 14, ASM_NN_V1, whole genome shotgun sequence, the following proteins share a genomic window:
- the LOC122895785 gene encoding thyroid receptor-interacting protein 11-like isoform X1 yields MNRFPLLTPVTQILDPWRFTPSRRLPQLEILPTLLMAQCVLVYVTPEQAANLLKWAASSFDAATFINYEQVSAFNAGYSDSGPLAIYTVSQAAAAGDTHSELQPLGDATTSQNETPNSRHVLGKGTFPGDTMDLADVISSQTQINRRLPETDTLEAEVTHWKMLCPCSTQGPNTVDPETVWTLKSHIRDLQQKQIRDMDKHQLEVAVLQNTHRQKLADLTDRHRKQLMDYRRQVEDLQNQGAAGNVNRDLLEERERDLRRLKQQLTQMQRLNDSLNNLASDLRAEKEKLVRELRQATHQLEESVLRNNEDSLKNNVAVRALKVEKGRLVAKLCRAEKKLCQQKTEQSLRERAPADNGHFTKLGQEKDLEILHLRERIEQMDAEHQETKELLSFALEEHKQLAECLREQEEYIKELRERPELQEELGQSTETFRSRDILPPSGEDKDTRLPSTTDQHPRVDEDLERLTRQSRAVPLVDPKILEEIEELECEVLQLSRLKDDLEEEIQEQQKIIHNQQQGKRALLQALQEQKEKVGRLQHRQEATNAERAQLLAAKDELIRNLQVTLEELKAQLPDESPHIPRQPWEDEEVRASQPLPRENGGDERDPSQAEIQRLVQGIKEQELARQLLTEENIRLTAQVDRLSKEEIGKLTRIIQQKDVEIQGLSSRISEASHSQNRHVQQLQQQLQECALKSEQILAILNEKMREKSNLERDYHEMTDRLAAKEADLQRVQEENQKLSTRVESSGQEGCSERIRDLAHAVREKDLEVEALSQICQTLWRILQTPSPGHEVRGGRIDQFQQLLQERDTLSQRVKVMEEWKEQVRTTVQTLKRESPQLQRDLRQLQAWARTNSENVLKLQTASLDQIQTSQGRDVNLQELEKELAQLQLRIGELCNAEDLLLGNLDVIFLQTSSDSLKAGKSDPVRESSQVIREEVEELRKSGQGKETMIRTLREDQQRWIASGAATGEGEGKPREHGDSDSHTEQLQEKPAVLQNSLRAQELRIQAESEELLSSQEQLSGQLSENELLRQAVTNLKERIADLEVDVCRLKEENAKIVERSREKDMENQALQETNRLLSVTQREAASQHAAMREKALALEQLLQEREEGETGELNRLVDAVRSMQDKAAVCQREREDAVSALTQKETETCALQKEVHRLRERERRLTQELERGRHLAAEAQDSRRRQALASEDQVAQLREEVTVLQGKLALSSAAMEKAGHGARLQAESLRAQLHVVTQQKEEAVLRLAASQEEGRRCHQTLASLKLELAERMEEADALEGKLKSLRGRLHQTNADLEVKEDQLQELKKQNEVQQEMLEDTQKKLMTFVSQSEGTVDKTLLRRLFVGSFQAADAERQEALRLMASTLGIREDQLRQLRSREPAGVPSGVTGGPGPRSAPSTPAKPNHRAVANRSFSELFVQFLEVESHSAFPAPKPSARDVKPPDSGGRGKLPKKQGPSRLNAPLASTPGKKEVKPRTTAVSLIDPPGPEMDGSEHLLLNAVTDALPTYTPRILSPAQKVGKAAAKDLSKK; encoded by the coding sequence ACATGTGCTGGGGAAAGGGACTTTCCCTGGGGACACCATGGATCTGGCTGATGTCATCTCATCCCAGACTCAGATCAACAGACGCCTCCCTGAGACAGACACACTGGAGGCTGAAGTGACTCACTGGAAGATGTTGTGCCCGTGTTCCACCCAGGGACCAAATACCGTCGACCCAGAAACAGTGTGGACACTGAAGAGCCACATCAGGGACCTACAGCAGAAGCAGATACGGGACATGGACAAACATCAGCTGGAAGTGGCCGTGTTGCAAAACACCCACCGGCAGAAGCTAGCAGACCTCACTGACCGGCACCGCAAACAACTAATGGACTATCGACGACAGGTGGAAGACCTGCAAAACCAAGGTGCTGCCGGGAACGTGAACCGTGACCTTcttgaggagagggaaagggatctCAGAAGGCTGAAGCAGCAACTTACACAAATGCAGCGGCTGAACGACAGTCTGAACAACCTTGCTTCGGATCTCCGAGCAGAAAAGGAGAAGTTGGTTCGTGAGCTCCGACAGGCAACACATCAGCTGGAGGAATCCGTTCTGCGCAACAACGAGGATTCCCTAAAGAACAACGTTGCCGTGAGGGCTTTAAAGGTAGAGAAAGGACGGTTAGTGGCAAAACTGTGTCGGGCCGAAAAGAAGCTTTGCCAACAGAAGACCGAACAAAGCCTCAGAGAACGGGCACCGGCAGATAATGGCCATTTCACTAAGCTCGGTCAGGAGAAAGACCTGGAGATACTCCACCTCCGGGAGAGGATCGAGCAGATGGACGCAGAGCATCAGGAAACGAAGGAACTGCTGTCCTTTGCTTTGGAGGAGCACAAGCAATTGGCAGAGTGCCTTAGGGAGCAAGAGGAGTACATCAAAGAACTCCGAGAAAGGCCAGAGCTTCAGGAGGAACTCGGCCAGTCGACCGAAACCTTCAGAAGCCGTGACATCCTACCCCCATCCGGGGAGGACAAAGACACGCGTCTCCCATCCACGACAGACCAACACCCTCGTGTGGACGAAGACCTGGAGCGCCTCACCCGACAGAGTCGCGCTGTCCCTCTGGTTGACCCGAAAATCCTCGAGGAGATTGAAGAACTCGAGTGTGAGGTCCTTCAGCTCAGCAGGTTAAAAGATGATCTCGAGGAGGAAATCCAAGAACAACAGAAGATCATTCACAACCAGCAGCAGGGGAAGAGAGCACTGCTTCAGGCCttacaggagcagaaggagaaggtgggCCGCCTTCAACACCGGCAGGAGGCGACGAACGCTGAACGCGCTCAGCTCCTCGCGGCCAAAGACGAGCTGATTCGGAATCTGCAAGTCACGCTAGAAGAGCTGAAAGCCCAGTTGCCCGACGAAAGCCCGCACATTCCGAGGCAACCCTGGGAGGATGAGGAAGTGCGAGCAAGCCAGCCTCTCCCCAGAGAGAACGGAGGGGACGAGCGTGATCCATCTCAAGCTGAAATTCAAAGGCTAGTCCAAGGAATCAAAGAACAGGAACTGGCGAGGCAGCTTCTCACTGAAGAGAACATCCGACTGACCGCGCAAGTGGATCGGCTCTCCAAAGAGGAGATCGGGAAACTCACTCGGATCATCCAGCAAAAGGATGTGGAGATTCAGGGTCTCTCCAGCAGAATCTCTGAGGCTTCTCACAGCCAGAACAGGCACGTGCAACAACTTCAGCAGCAGTTGCAAGAGTGTGCTTTGAAAAGCGAACAGATCTTGGCCATCCTGAACGAGAAGATGAGGGAGAAGAGCAATCTGGAAAGGGACTATCACGAAATGACCGATCGACTTGCTGCCAAGGAAGCAGACCTCCAGAGGGtgcaagaggaaaatcaaaaacTGTCCACGAGAGTGGAAAGCAGCGGCCAGGAGGGGTGTAGCGAAAGGATTCGGGATCTGGCCCACGCGGTTCGAGAAAAAGACCTGGAAGTGGAGGCGTTAAGTCAGATATGCCAGACTTTATGGAGGATCCTGCAAACACCCAGCCCTGGTCATGAGGTTCGAGGAGGTCGAATCGATCAGTTCCAGCAGCTTCTCCAGGAACGGGACACGTTATCACAGCGAGTGAAGGTCATGGAGGAGTGGAAAGAGCAGGTGCGGACCACGGTCCAAACTCTGAAGCGCGAGTCACCCCAGCTTCAGAGAGATCTGCGACAACTGCAGGCGTGGGCTCGCACCAACAGCGAGAACGTTCTGAAACTGCAGACAGCCTCTCTTGACCAGATCCAAACTTCCCAAGGACGGGACGTAAACTTAcaagagctagagaaggaactggCCCAACTTCAGCTCCGCATCGGGGAGCTCTGCAATGCCGAGGACCTCCTTTTAGGGAACCTCGATGTGATTTTCCTCCAGACCTCCAGCGACTCCCTGAAGGCCGGGAAATCTGACCCAGTGAGGGAGTCCTCTCAGGTGATCAGAGAGGAGGTCGAAGAGCTCAGAAAAtcagggcaaggaaaagagaCCATGATTCGAACCCTCCGGGAAGATCAGCAGAGATGGATTGCTTCAGGGGCTGCCACgggggaaggagaaggcaaaCCACGGGAACACGGCGATTCCGATTCCCACACGGAACAGCTGCAGGAGAAACCGGCCGTTCTACAAAACTCCCTTCGGGCTCAGGAGCTCCGAATCCAAGCGGAAAGTGAGGAGCTGCTTTCTTCACAGGAGCAGCTCAGTGGCCAGCTGAGTGAGAACGAGCTGCTGAGGCAGGCAGTCACCAATCTGAAGGAGAGGATAGCAGATCTCGAAGTGGACGTGTGTCGGCTGAAAGAGGAAAACGCAAAGATCGTGGAACGATCTagagaaaaggacatggaaaACCAGGCGTTGCAAGAGACAAATCGGCTGCTTTCAGTGACGCAGAGAGAGGCGGCATCCCAGCATGCTGCGAtgagagagaaggcactggccctGGAGCAACTGttgcaagagagagaagagggcgaGACCGGGGAATTGAACCGGCTCGTCGACGCCGTTCGGTCAATGCAGGACAAGGCAGCTGTGTGTCAACGGGAGAGAGAGGACGCCGTGTCGGCACTGACACAGAAAGAAACGGAAACCTGCGCCCTCCAGAAGGAGGTTCACCGGTTACGAGAGAGAGAACGGCGCCtcacccaggagctggagagagggcggCACCTCGCTGCAGAAGCCCAAGATTCTCGTCGCCGGCAAGCTTTGGCCTCCGAGGACCAAGTGGCTCAGCTAAGAGAGGAAGTGACGGTCTTGCAGGGAAAACTCGCTTTGTCTTCCGCTGCCATGGAAAAGGCCGGCCACGGAGCCCGTCTGCAGGCAGAGTCGCTGCGGGCGCAGTTGCACGTGGTCACCCAGCAGAAGGAGGAAGCTGTGCTCCGGCTCGCcgcctcccaggaagagggaaggcgcTGCCATCAAACACTAGCGAGCCTGAAGCTGGAACTGGCCGAACGGATGGAAGAGGCAGACGccctagaaggaaaactgaagtccTTACGGGGACGTTTGCATCAAACAAATGCCGacttggaggtgaaggaggaccaACTCCAAGAgctcaagaaacagaatgaggtcCAGCAGGAAATGctggaggacacacagaagaaactGATGACCTTTGTCAGTCAGTCCGAAGGAACGGTGGACAAAACCCTCCTAAGGAGACTCTTCGTGGGATCGTTCCAGGCAGCTGATGCGGAACGGCAGGAAGCCTTGAGGTTGATGGCAAGCACGCTGGGGATCCGAGAAGACCAGCTGCGGCAGCTGCGCAGCCGAGAGCCCGCGGGTGTGCCCAGCGGGGTGACTGGGGGGCCTGGACCCAGAAGCGCCCCCAGCACCCCCGCGAAACCAAATCACCGAGCTGTGGCCAATCGTTCCTTTTCAGAACTTTTTGTCCAGTTTCTAGAAGTGGAATCTCATTCGGCTTTTCCAGCGCCCAAACCCTCTGCTCGTGACGTGAAGCCCCCAGACtcgggaggaaggggaaaactgcCTAAGAAACAAGGCCCATCACGACTGAACGCTCCCCTGGCATCCACACCCGGAAAAAAGGAGGTCAAGCCCCGCACCACAGCTGTGTCTCTTATTGACCCACCCGGACCGGAAATGGATGGATCGGAGCACCTTCTTCTAAATGCTGTCACTGATGCTTTACCCACGTACACGCCGCGTATACTATCGCCTGCCCAGAAGGTTGGAAAGGCGGCGGCCAAAGACCTCTCCAAGAAATAG
- the LOC122895785 gene encoding thyroid receptor-interacting protein 11-like isoform X2 — protein MAQCVLVYVTPEQAANLLKWAASSFDAATFINYEQVSAFNAGYSDSGPLAIYTVSQAAAAGDTHSELQPLGDATTSQNETPNSRHVLGKGTFPGDTMDLADVISSQTQINRRLPETDTLEAEVTHWKMLCPCSTQGPNTVDPETVWTLKSHIRDLQQKQIRDMDKHQLEVAVLQNTHRQKLADLTDRHRKQLMDYRRQVEDLQNQGAAGNVNRDLLEERERDLRRLKQQLTQMQRLNDSLNNLASDLRAEKEKLVRELRQATHQLEESVLRNNEDSLKNNVAVRALKVEKGRLVAKLCRAEKKLCQQKTEQSLRERAPADNGHFTKLGQEKDLEILHLRERIEQMDAEHQETKELLSFALEEHKQLAECLREQEEYIKELRERPELQEELGQSTETFRSRDILPPSGEDKDTRLPSTTDQHPRVDEDLERLTRQSRAVPLVDPKILEEIEELECEVLQLSRLKDDLEEEIQEQQKIIHNQQQGKRALLQALQEQKEKVGRLQHRQEATNAERAQLLAAKDELIRNLQVTLEELKAQLPDESPHIPRQPWEDEEVRASQPLPRENGGDERDPSQAEIQRLVQGIKEQELARQLLTEENIRLTAQVDRLSKEEIGKLTRIIQQKDVEIQGLSSRISEASHSQNRHVQQLQQQLQECALKSEQILAILNEKMREKSNLERDYHEMTDRLAAKEADLQRVQEENQKLSTRVESSGQEGCSERIRDLAHAVREKDLEVEALSQICQTLWRILQTPSPGHEVRGGRIDQFQQLLQERDTLSQRVKVMEEWKEQVRTTVQTLKRESPQLQRDLRQLQAWARTNSENVLKLQTASLDQIQTSQGRDVNLQELEKELAQLQLRIGELCNAEDLLLGNLDVIFLQTSSDSLKAGKSDPVRESSQVIREEVEELRKSGQGKETMIRTLREDQQRWIASGAATGEGEGKPREHGDSDSHTEQLQEKPAVLQNSLRAQELRIQAESEELLSSQEQLSGQLSENELLRQAVTNLKERIADLEVDVCRLKEENAKIVERSREKDMENQALQETNRLLSVTQREAASQHAAMREKALALEQLLQEREEGETGELNRLVDAVRSMQDKAAVCQREREDAVSALTQKETETCALQKEVHRLRERERRLTQELERGRHLAAEAQDSRRRQALASEDQVAQLREEVTVLQGKLALSSAAMEKAGHGARLQAESLRAQLHVVTQQKEEAVLRLAASQEEGRRCHQTLASLKLELAERMEEADALEGKLKSLRGRLHQTNADLEVKEDQLQELKKQNEVQQEMLEDTQKKLMTFVSQSEGTVDKTLLRRLFVGSFQAADAERQEALRLMASTLGIREDQLRQLRSREPAGVPSGVTGGPGPRSAPSTPAKPNHRAVANRSFSELFVQFLEVESHSAFPAPKPSARDVKPPDSGGRGKLPKKQGPSRLNAPLASTPGKKEVKPRTTAVSLIDPPGPEMDGSEHLLLNAVTDALPTYTPRILSPAQKVGKAAAKDLSKK, from the coding sequence ACATGTGCTGGGGAAAGGGACTTTCCCTGGGGACACCATGGATCTGGCTGATGTCATCTCATCCCAGACTCAGATCAACAGACGCCTCCCTGAGACAGACACACTGGAGGCTGAAGTGACTCACTGGAAGATGTTGTGCCCGTGTTCCACCCAGGGACCAAATACCGTCGACCCAGAAACAGTGTGGACACTGAAGAGCCACATCAGGGACCTACAGCAGAAGCAGATACGGGACATGGACAAACATCAGCTGGAAGTGGCCGTGTTGCAAAACACCCACCGGCAGAAGCTAGCAGACCTCACTGACCGGCACCGCAAACAACTAATGGACTATCGACGACAGGTGGAAGACCTGCAAAACCAAGGTGCTGCCGGGAACGTGAACCGTGACCTTcttgaggagagggaaagggatctCAGAAGGCTGAAGCAGCAACTTACACAAATGCAGCGGCTGAACGACAGTCTGAACAACCTTGCTTCGGATCTCCGAGCAGAAAAGGAGAAGTTGGTTCGTGAGCTCCGACAGGCAACACATCAGCTGGAGGAATCCGTTCTGCGCAACAACGAGGATTCCCTAAAGAACAACGTTGCCGTGAGGGCTTTAAAGGTAGAGAAAGGACGGTTAGTGGCAAAACTGTGTCGGGCCGAAAAGAAGCTTTGCCAACAGAAGACCGAACAAAGCCTCAGAGAACGGGCACCGGCAGATAATGGCCATTTCACTAAGCTCGGTCAGGAGAAAGACCTGGAGATACTCCACCTCCGGGAGAGGATCGAGCAGATGGACGCAGAGCATCAGGAAACGAAGGAACTGCTGTCCTTTGCTTTGGAGGAGCACAAGCAATTGGCAGAGTGCCTTAGGGAGCAAGAGGAGTACATCAAAGAACTCCGAGAAAGGCCAGAGCTTCAGGAGGAACTCGGCCAGTCGACCGAAACCTTCAGAAGCCGTGACATCCTACCCCCATCCGGGGAGGACAAAGACACGCGTCTCCCATCCACGACAGACCAACACCCTCGTGTGGACGAAGACCTGGAGCGCCTCACCCGACAGAGTCGCGCTGTCCCTCTGGTTGACCCGAAAATCCTCGAGGAGATTGAAGAACTCGAGTGTGAGGTCCTTCAGCTCAGCAGGTTAAAAGATGATCTCGAGGAGGAAATCCAAGAACAACAGAAGATCATTCACAACCAGCAGCAGGGGAAGAGAGCACTGCTTCAGGCCttacaggagcagaaggagaaggtgggCCGCCTTCAACACCGGCAGGAGGCGACGAACGCTGAACGCGCTCAGCTCCTCGCGGCCAAAGACGAGCTGATTCGGAATCTGCAAGTCACGCTAGAAGAGCTGAAAGCCCAGTTGCCCGACGAAAGCCCGCACATTCCGAGGCAACCCTGGGAGGATGAGGAAGTGCGAGCAAGCCAGCCTCTCCCCAGAGAGAACGGAGGGGACGAGCGTGATCCATCTCAAGCTGAAATTCAAAGGCTAGTCCAAGGAATCAAAGAACAGGAACTGGCGAGGCAGCTTCTCACTGAAGAGAACATCCGACTGACCGCGCAAGTGGATCGGCTCTCCAAAGAGGAGATCGGGAAACTCACTCGGATCATCCAGCAAAAGGATGTGGAGATTCAGGGTCTCTCCAGCAGAATCTCTGAGGCTTCTCACAGCCAGAACAGGCACGTGCAACAACTTCAGCAGCAGTTGCAAGAGTGTGCTTTGAAAAGCGAACAGATCTTGGCCATCCTGAACGAGAAGATGAGGGAGAAGAGCAATCTGGAAAGGGACTATCACGAAATGACCGATCGACTTGCTGCCAAGGAAGCAGACCTCCAGAGGGtgcaagaggaaaatcaaaaacTGTCCACGAGAGTGGAAAGCAGCGGCCAGGAGGGGTGTAGCGAAAGGATTCGGGATCTGGCCCACGCGGTTCGAGAAAAAGACCTGGAAGTGGAGGCGTTAAGTCAGATATGCCAGACTTTATGGAGGATCCTGCAAACACCCAGCCCTGGTCATGAGGTTCGAGGAGGTCGAATCGATCAGTTCCAGCAGCTTCTCCAGGAACGGGACACGTTATCACAGCGAGTGAAGGTCATGGAGGAGTGGAAAGAGCAGGTGCGGACCACGGTCCAAACTCTGAAGCGCGAGTCACCCCAGCTTCAGAGAGATCTGCGACAACTGCAGGCGTGGGCTCGCACCAACAGCGAGAACGTTCTGAAACTGCAGACAGCCTCTCTTGACCAGATCCAAACTTCCCAAGGACGGGACGTAAACTTAcaagagctagagaaggaactggCCCAACTTCAGCTCCGCATCGGGGAGCTCTGCAATGCCGAGGACCTCCTTTTAGGGAACCTCGATGTGATTTTCCTCCAGACCTCCAGCGACTCCCTGAAGGCCGGGAAATCTGACCCAGTGAGGGAGTCCTCTCAGGTGATCAGAGAGGAGGTCGAAGAGCTCAGAAAAtcagggcaaggaaaagagaCCATGATTCGAACCCTCCGGGAAGATCAGCAGAGATGGATTGCTTCAGGGGCTGCCACgggggaaggagaaggcaaaCCACGGGAACACGGCGATTCCGATTCCCACACGGAACAGCTGCAGGAGAAACCGGCCGTTCTACAAAACTCCCTTCGGGCTCAGGAGCTCCGAATCCAAGCGGAAAGTGAGGAGCTGCTTTCTTCACAGGAGCAGCTCAGTGGCCAGCTGAGTGAGAACGAGCTGCTGAGGCAGGCAGTCACCAATCTGAAGGAGAGGATAGCAGATCTCGAAGTGGACGTGTGTCGGCTGAAAGAGGAAAACGCAAAGATCGTGGAACGATCTagagaaaaggacatggaaaACCAGGCGTTGCAAGAGACAAATCGGCTGCTTTCAGTGACGCAGAGAGAGGCGGCATCCCAGCATGCTGCGAtgagagagaaggcactggccctGGAGCAACTGttgcaagagagagaagagggcgaGACCGGGGAATTGAACCGGCTCGTCGACGCCGTTCGGTCAATGCAGGACAAGGCAGCTGTGTGTCAACGGGAGAGAGAGGACGCCGTGTCGGCACTGACACAGAAAGAAACGGAAACCTGCGCCCTCCAGAAGGAGGTTCACCGGTTACGAGAGAGAGAACGGCGCCtcacccaggagctggagagagggcggCACCTCGCTGCAGAAGCCCAAGATTCTCGTCGCCGGCAAGCTTTGGCCTCCGAGGACCAAGTGGCTCAGCTAAGAGAGGAAGTGACGGTCTTGCAGGGAAAACTCGCTTTGTCTTCCGCTGCCATGGAAAAGGCCGGCCACGGAGCCCGTCTGCAGGCAGAGTCGCTGCGGGCGCAGTTGCACGTGGTCACCCAGCAGAAGGAGGAAGCTGTGCTCCGGCTCGCcgcctcccaggaagagggaaggcgcTGCCATCAAACACTAGCGAGCCTGAAGCTGGAACTGGCCGAACGGATGGAAGAGGCAGACGccctagaaggaaaactgaagtccTTACGGGGACGTTTGCATCAAACAAATGCCGacttggaggtgaaggaggaccaACTCCAAGAgctcaagaaacagaatgaggtcCAGCAGGAAATGctggaggacacacagaagaaactGATGACCTTTGTCAGTCAGTCCGAAGGAACGGTGGACAAAACCCTCCTAAGGAGACTCTTCGTGGGATCGTTCCAGGCAGCTGATGCGGAACGGCAGGAAGCCTTGAGGTTGATGGCAAGCACGCTGGGGATCCGAGAAGACCAGCTGCGGCAGCTGCGCAGCCGAGAGCCCGCGGGTGTGCCCAGCGGGGTGACTGGGGGGCCTGGACCCAGAAGCGCCCCCAGCACCCCCGCGAAACCAAATCACCGAGCTGTGGCCAATCGTTCCTTTTCAGAACTTTTTGTCCAGTTTCTAGAAGTGGAATCTCATTCGGCTTTTCCAGCGCCCAAACCCTCTGCTCGTGACGTGAAGCCCCCAGACtcgggaggaaggggaaaactgcCTAAGAAACAAGGCCCATCACGACTGAACGCTCCCCTGGCATCCACACCCGGAAAAAAGGAGGTCAAGCCCCGCACCACAGCTGTGTCTCTTATTGACCCACCCGGACCGGAAATGGATGGATCGGAGCACCTTCTTCTAAATGCTGTCACTGATGCTTTACCCACGTACACGCCGCGTATACTATCGCCTGCCCAGAAGGTTGGAAAGGCGGCGGCCAAAGACCTCTCCAAGAAATAG